The following are encoded together in the Thalassomonas haliotis genome:
- a CDS encoding glycoside hydrolase family 3 protein has product MNISTKLTVVALSTLTVTACLTAKQEPGGQEQKNQQLSAKASLESQGIASKALWPKDIHRVEKSKLLETRIDTLIATMSNEQKIAQMVQPEIRSMTVTDMRQYGFGSYLNGGGAFPNNNKHAKVGDWVQLAEDMYQASIDSSLDGSTIPTMWGTDAVHGHNNVIGATIFPHNIGLGAMNNPGLIHQVATATASEVAATGIDWVFAPTVAVARDDRWGRTYESYSEYPAIVSRYASEIVSGLQGEPGKDQFDSEHVISTVKHFLGDGGTVNGKDQGNNLSSEQALIDLHAQGYFSALEAGVQTVMASYNSWHGSKMHGNKSLLTGVLKDHMGFDGLVVGDWNGHGKIPNCSNNSCASAINAGVDIIMVPDDWKAFYHNTLQQLSEGTIKQERVDDAVRRILRVKLRAGLFDNPSPASRLANNDKHIIGSQAHRDIARQAVRESLVLLKNNNNLLPLMPRQQVLVTGSGADNIGMQSGGWTISWQGTGNSNDDFPGGSSIYDGIKTQVSNAGGSVELSTDASFKQKPDVAIVVFGEQPYAEYDGDISTIEHQPGNKQDLALLRALKAQDIKVVSIFLSGRPLWVNAELNQSDAFVAAWLPGSEGNGVAEVIFSKANGEANYDFVGKLPFSWPKSDDQNELNFAGAKNQTANYQALFSYGYGLNYREHVLVSNKLNEQSHLQSAASGAEHSYGLFNRRPENNLEFYLADAASPELLVTGNYATTPGSDNLVFDSVDWKKQEDTREFTWSGNASASVYLKGEQHIDLTELDLANGQLVFDVKVSSAPDAAVFLGMACGNNCAAKLDISKQLQALPVTKWQQMAIDISCFSQAGLNPGQITKPLIFESSSAAKFSIANVRIAKGGQGSNCSLSGN; this is encoded by the coding sequence ATGAATATCAGCACCAAATTGACTGTGGTTGCGCTGAGCACATTAACCGTTACCGCCTGTTTAACGGCCAAGCAAGAACCCGGCGGACAAGAACAGAAAAATCAGCAACTGTCAGCAAAGGCATCACTTGAAAGCCAGGGTATAGCAAGCAAAGCATTATGGCCGAAAGATATTCACCGGGTTGAAAAAAGCAAACTGCTGGAAACCCGTATCGACACCCTGATAGCCACTATGTCCAATGAGCAAAAAATTGCCCAGATGGTACAACCTGAAATCCGTTCGATGACGGTTACCGACATGCGCCAATATGGTTTCGGCTCTTACCTTAACGGCGGCGGCGCCTTCCCGAACAATAACAAACACGCCAAAGTAGGCGACTGGGTGCAACTGGCAGAAGACATGTACCAGGCTTCCATCGACAGCAGTCTTGACGGCTCAACCATTCCTACCATGTGGGGCACAGATGCCGTACATGGCCATAACAATGTCATCGGCGCAACGATTTTCCCCCATAATATCGGCCTTGGCGCCATGAATAACCCGGGGTTGATTCATCAAGTCGCTACCGCCACCGCCAGCGAAGTGGCCGCCACCGGCATCGACTGGGTATTTGCGCCTACGGTTGCCGTTGCCCGGGATGACCGTTGGGGCCGCACCTATGAAAGTTATTCCGAATACCCGGCGATTGTCAGCCGTTATGCCAGTGAAATTGTTTCCGGATTGCAGGGCGAGCCGGGCAAAGATCAATTCGACAGCGAGCATGTCATCAGCACGGTAAAACACTTTCTCGGCGACGGCGGCACGGTAAACGGTAAAGATCAGGGCAATAACCTCAGCAGCGAACAGGCGCTGATCGACCTGCATGCCCAGGGCTACTTCTCCGCCCTTGAAGCCGGGGTACAAACCGTAATGGCCTCCTATAACAGCTGGCACGGCAGTAAAATGCACGGCAATAAAAGCCTGCTGACCGGGGTGTTAAAAGATCATATGGGTTTTGACGGCTTAGTGGTCGGCGACTGGAACGGCCACGGCAAAATCCCAAATTGCAGCAACAACAGCTGCGCCTCAGCCATTAATGCCGGGGTTGATATTATTATGGTGCCGGACGACTGGAAGGCCTTTTATCACAATACCTTACAGCAGCTGAGTGAGGGCACCATCAAACAAGAGCGGGTAGACGATGCCGTACGCCGTATCTTAAGGGTGAAATTACGCGCCGGTTTATTCGACAATCCTTCTCCCGCCAGCCGTTTAGCCAATAATGACAAGCATATTATCGGCTCACAAGCACACAGGGATATTGCCCGCCAGGCGGTCAGGGAATCCCTGGTATTGCTGAAAAACAATAATAATCTCTTGCCCCTTATGCCCAGGCAGCAGGTGCTGGTGACAGGTTCCGGCGCCGATAATATCGGTATGCAGTCCGGCGGCTGGACCATTTCCTGGCAAGGCACAGGCAACAGCAATGACGACTTCCCCGGCGGCAGTTCAATTTATGACGGCATAAAAACCCAGGTAAGCAATGCCGGCGGCAGCGTTGAATTAAGCACAGACGCCAGCTTCAAGCAAAAACCGGATGTTGCCATTGTTGTCTTTGGCGAGCAGCCCTATGCCGAATATGACGGTGATATCAGCACCATAGAACATCAGCCCGGCAATAAGCAGGATCTGGCACTGTTAAGGGCATTAAAAGCCCAAGACATTAAAGTGGTGTCGATATTCCTGTCCGGCCGTCCGTTATGGGTGAACGCCGAGCTAAACCAGTCAGATGCCTTTGTTGCCGCCTGGCTGCCGGGCTCGGAAGGTAACGGGGTTGCCGAGGTGATCTTTAGCAAGGCCAATGGCGAGGCTAACTATGACTTTGTCGGTAAACTGCCGTTTTCCTGGCCCAAGTCCGACGATCAGAATGAGCTAAACTTTGCCGGAGCAAAAAACCAAACAGCAAACTACCAAGCGTTATTCTCCTACGGTTATGGCCTGAACTACCGGGAACATGTTTTGGTCAGCAATAAGCTTAACGAACAAAGCCATTTGCAAAGTGCCGCCTCAGGCGCAGAGCACAGCTACGGTTTGTTTAACCGCCGCCCGGAAAATAACCTGGAGTTTTACCTGGCGGATGCCGCCAGCCCTGAACTGCTGGTGACAGGCAATTACGCCACCACACCCGGCTCGGACAACCTGGTTTTTGATTCCGTCGACTGGAAAAAACAGGAAGATACCCGGGAATTTACCTGGTCGGGTAATGCCAGCGCTTCGGTCTACTTAAAAGGCGAGCAGCACATAGATTTGACTGAGCTTGATTTGGCAAACGGCCAGCTGGTATTTGATGTCAAAGTCAGCTCCGCCCCCGATGCTGCGGTATTTTTAGGCATGGCCTGCGGCAACAACTGCGCGGCAAAACTTGATATCAGCAAGCAGCTGCAGGCACTGCCGGTAACCAAATGGCAGCAAATGGCCATCGACATCTCCTGCTTCAGCCAGGCCGGTTTAAACCCGGGCCAGATCACCAAGCCGCTGATTTTTGAAAGCAGCAGTGCCGCGAAATTCAGCATAGCCAATGTCCGCATCGCCAAAGGCGGGCAAGGGAGCAACTGCAGCCTGTCCGGCAACTGA
- a CDS encoding helix-turn-helix domain-containing protein, with product MDKTLFNLHDLVLLLLAFECLAFSAFLLVSKKVKPIGHVLLAAFLVAHSLIALHELILWGSAFRHWVLSLSPNIFFSFNFAYFLDGPLLYLFFCSLIKPGFSLQKKQLLHLLPAVIFLFYISGAYYALDPAAKAEQITSYQFTYSWHYLLLDTIAKLSRVIYLLLAFKLISCALKTGAVTEKLTRLSPEKSWIKYLLGAFFMVIVWEALLTLIKVYGLFSPVNVRIFEIIGISDYYFLFALINMLIFLTFKDITLGNMPPGYVPPTTAENHIQSSQSRLQPETGHKSESKPKEPVNMDYVHSIEKAMTQEHIYRNPNISLERLAEQLSIPVKDLSSTINRHFQVNFYEYLNGYRINEARQTLEKEAASKRSITDIFYEAGFNSKSVYNTLFKKQFNATPSQYRKQFLAQETAAKNTSKE from the coding sequence ATGGATAAAACCCTCTTTAACTTACATGATCTGGTGTTATTGCTGCTGGCATTTGAATGCCTGGCCTTTAGCGCTTTCCTGCTGGTAAGTAAAAAAGTCAAACCTATAGGCCATGTATTACTGGCGGCTTTTTTAGTGGCCCACAGCCTGATCGCCCTGCACGAACTCATTTTATGGGGCAGCGCCTTCCGCCACTGGGTATTGTCGCTGTCACCGAATATTTTCTTCAGCTTTAACTTTGCCTATTTTCTTGACGGTCCGCTGCTGTATTTATTTTTTTGCAGCCTGATAAAACCAGGTTTCTCCTTACAGAAAAAACAGCTGCTGCACCTTTTGCCTGCGGTCATTTTTTTGTTTTATATTTCCGGCGCTTATTATGCCCTGGACCCGGCAGCAAAAGCAGAGCAAATTACCAGCTACCAGTTTACCTATAGCTGGCATTACCTGTTGCTTGACACCATAGCAAAACTTAGCCGGGTTATTTACCTGTTGTTGGCATTTAAACTCATCTCCTGCGCCCTAAAAACCGGGGCTGTCACGGAAAAACTGACCCGACTGTCCCCGGAAAAAAGCTGGATAAAATACCTGCTCGGCGCATTTTTCATGGTCATAGTCTGGGAAGCCCTGTTAACCCTGATCAAGGTTTACGGCCTGTTTTCTCCGGTAAATGTCCGGATATTTGAGATCATCGGCATATCCGATTATTACTTTTTATTCGCCCTGATCAATATGCTGATTTTCTTAACCTTTAAAGACATCACCCTGGGCAATATGCCGCCAGGCTATGTACCGCCGACCACAGCAGAAAATCATATCCAGAGCAGCCAAAGCCGGCTTCAGCCGGAAACCGGGCATAAGAGCGAGAGCAAGCCAAAAGAGCCGGTGAATATGGACTATGTCCACAGCATAGAAAAAGCGATGACGCAGGAGCATATTTACCGCAACCCCAATATCTCACTGGAGCGGCTGGCAGAGCAACTGTCTATTCCGGTTAAAGACTTATCCAGCACCATCAACCGGCACTTTCAGGTCAATTTTTACGAGTACCTTAACGGCTACCGTATCAATGAGGCCAGGCAAACCCTGGAAAAAGAAGCCGCCAGTAAGCGCAGCATCACCGACATCTTTTATGAAGCCGGTTTTAACAGTAAATCGGTTTACAATACCCTGTTCAAAAAACAGTTTAATGCCACCCCAAGCCAGTACCGCAAACAATTCCTGGCTCAAGAGACAGCAGCCAAAAACACCAGCAAAGAGTAG
- a CDS encoding OmpA family protein, with the protein MLAKKTLIPVIAVSLIFSGCAATNAEKGAAIGAITGAVLGKSTSNHKNKRAVWGAAIGAIAGAAVGTYMDKQEQEFRQELAGSGIDVVREGDNLRLIMPSNITFASGQSYITAGFHNTLNDIAKVLAKFDKTLLSIEGHTDSTGSDAFNQSLSEKRAESVKYYLVKQSIHSDRLHTTGYGESQAIASNDTEQNRALNRRVEIQIIPNKA; encoded by the coding sequence ATGTTAGCAAAAAAAACTCTTATTCCTGTTATTGCTGTTTCCCTGATTTTTTCCGGCTGTGCAGCCACGAATGCTGAAAAGGGTGCGGCTATCGGCGCCATTACCGGTGCGGTTTTAGGTAAGTCTACCAGCAACCATAAAAACAAACGTGCCGTATGGGGCGCAGCCATTGGCGCCATTGCCGGCGCCGCCGTAGGCACTTATATGGACAAACAAGAGCAGGAATTCCGCCAGGAGCTGGCCGGTTCGGGCATAGATGTTGTGCGTGAAGGCGACAACCTGCGTTTGATCATGCCTTCAAACATTACCTTTGCTTCCGGACAGTCATACATTACCGCGGGCTTTCATAACACTTTAAATGATATCGCCAAGGTACTGGCCAAGTTTGATAAAACCCTGCTAAGCATCGAAGGCCATACCGACAGCACAGGCAGCGATGCCTTTAACCAGAGCTTATCGGAAAAAAGAGCAGAGAGCGTAAAATATTACCTGGTGAAACAAAGCATCCACAGCGACAGGCTGCACACCACAGGTTACGGTGAATCACAAGCCATCGCCAGTAACGACACCGAACAAAACCGGGCCCTGAATCGCCGGGTTGAAATTCAAATTATCCCGAACAAGGCATAA
- a CDS encoding transposase → MVDRIRFLSSVFSIEVAAYAVMSNHYHLVVYVNEQEANSWSNEEVCRRWLQLYANKPLVERWLSGEAKTNAEKTAALEIIEKWRGRLSDISWLMRSLNEYIARKANKEDNCQGRFWEGRFKSQALLDEKALLACMAYVDLNPIRAKMVSTVQESEYTSAYERAHDKASKKDNPSLLPFKVKPLLGFIGNEHKSPPCGIAFSLLDYLELVEATGKAIREDKRGYIDENTYPLLQQLGFCGDDWMDLAQHFGKKYHRAVGSLAELSLFAQRMGKKWIAGQREQQAIFH, encoded by the coding sequence ATGGTTGACCGTATTCGTTTTCTTAGCTCGGTATTTTCGATTGAGGTGGCCGCTTACGCGGTGATGTCAAATCACTATCATTTAGTGGTATATGTTAATGAACAGGAAGCCAATAGCTGGAGTAATGAGGAAGTTTGTCGTCGCTGGCTACAACTCTATGCCAATAAGCCCTTAGTCGAACGCTGGTTATCCGGAGAAGCTAAAACAAATGCTGAAAAGACTGCAGCATTGGAAATTATCGAAAAATGGCGAGGCAGGCTAAGCGATATTTCATGGTTAATGCGATCACTTAATGAGTATATTGCCCGTAAAGCAAATAAAGAAGATAACTGCCAGGGGCGATTTTGGGAAGGTAGATTTAAATCTCAAGCCTTACTGGATGAAAAAGCACTACTCGCCTGTATGGCTTATGTCGATTTAAACCCTATTCGCGCCAAAATGGTGAGTACCGTGCAAGAATCTGAATATACCTCGGCCTATGAACGAGCGCATGATAAAGCCAGTAAAAAAGATAACCCTTCATTGCTTCCGTTTAAAGTTAAGCCCTTGCTCGGTTTTATTGGCAATGAACATAAAAGCCCCCCTTGCGGTATTGCTTTTTCTCTTCTCGATTATTTGGAGCTAGTAGAAGCTACGGGTAAAGCCATCAGGGAAGATAAACGGGGCTATATTGATGAAAATACTTATCCACTGTTACAGCAACTCGGCTTTTGTGGCGATGACTGGATGGATTTAGCGCAGCACTTTGGTAAAAAGTATCATAGGGCGGTGGGGTCATTAGCTGAGTTATCCCTTTTTGCACAGCGTATGGGGAAAAAATGGATAGCAGGGCAACGAGAGCAACAAGCCATCTTTCACTAA